AAAAAAGGTGCATAAAATATGTAGGTTCATTTGGCTTTCCTTATCTACCCAGTCTCAACTTTCACCTTTCTTCTGAGCTCCCAGTTCAGGTTTCTAAGTATTGAGGCACATCCCCAGAGAGGAGACATGTTAGCATCTAAAATACAACATATTATGGGGCAAACTTCTCACCTTTTTCACCAAACTAGCACTTCTTTGATATTTCTGACCATGTCATCACAATTGTTTTTAACCAATCAGGCAAAATCCAACAAATTCCTTTAACTGATATGGACTTCACTAATGTTGGCCCAAGGATgcagcatatatatacatactatatacatatatatatacacacacactatatatatatacacacacacactatacacacacacacacacacattttttttgagatggagtctagctctatcgcccaggttggagtgcagtggtgcgatctcagctactgcaacctccacctcccgggttcaagcaattctcctatctcagcctcccaagtagctgggattacaggcatctgccaccatgccccactaatttttgtatttttagtagagatggggtttcaccatgttgccaggctggtctcaaactcctgacctcaggtgatctgctggcctcgcctcccaaagtgctgggattataggcaggagcagccacgcccagcctcagcatatctatatatatatatagttgtttcTGAACTCTTTATTTCACTCCACTGTATGCCCTCACTCCAAAGCCCGCACATATTTTTGACCTAGGATCTGAAGTATGTGTTTATTATATTTGCTTGATTCATAGGTCACCTATGTTAAAGAAATAGTCCACTGTGGGCACTCAGTGAATATTGTTTAAATAAGTGAGGCTtgggagaagagggaagggaaCTGATATTTATTTAGTCAATGTGACTTGCTAGATGCTTTATATACCTTAACTAATTTATTACTCCCAATAGCTTTCTGGGAATTTATTGTTACCTTTTATAGATTAGGAAAGTGAAGCTTGTAGAGGGTCCAGACAGTAGATGATAGCAGCACATAAACctagtttttttttcaatttcaaagACCACAATGTTCTTTTACTAGACCTCATAGCTTGCACACTGTAAAATTATCACTAAATTCTTATTATTAtgagtgtattttaaaaataaaagctctttcaaatataaaaaaaattctagattcAGTTTAACAACAATTACCAAGCAAACATCAATTTCTATCACTCAGGAATAGAACAAATTAACTCCTCATatattcatttctgtttattctgtttgtatttatttgtggttcatttttacacaaataaaaataggtgaaaaatttggggaaaaaaacaaaattgtgctGAACTTCAGCAGTAATCAAGATAGTACAAATTAAGACAACAATAAAAGACACTATTCTCTAACCAAACTGGTAAAATTTATAACTCCAGTAATACTAAGTACTGGCAGTAAGAACTCTCACACACTGttcatagaagtaaaaattggtataactactttggaaaatagcATCACATTATTTACAAAAGTTGAAAATGAATAAACCCTACaattcagcaattctacttccaGGTATATTTAGCCTAGAAAAATTAATGCATTTGTGCACCAAGATACATGACCAAAATGTTCACATCAGCATAATTCATCACTACCCCAAACTGTAGATAGGCCATATAAATGAACATGAAAAAGGAGACTGGACAATtaaactttgtattttctattgggttatctgtctttttcttactgttttccagaaagtttaaaatacacacacacacatatgtgtatatatatagacacataaatatgcacacacatgtgtatatgcatatgtatatacaataactttttttcctaattaaatatgCTACAAATATCTTATCCCTCCCCCCACACATTTTGTGAAATAATCACAGGCTAACAACTGAGAAATTCCATGTTATGAACAGGAGGGAGAATTCTCAGGCTTGGATCTAGATACCTGATAGGTGAGATCCTAcagaaatttttctgtaaaagcaTGATTTCTCTATAGAGATGCAATTATTCTCAAAGGCCCAGTCTCTTCACCTTGTTTGATGACAAGAAGTTTCAACTGCCTTTAGAAGTAATGGACTGAGGCATTAGTGGTTCACCCTCTTCTAATCTGAATGACCAACTTTCCTACAAGCTCCTGCCAACATGCCATGTGCAATCCCACCTCCATACCCGAGTTCAGATGGTTGCTTAGGAACTCCCCATTCAGCTCTGCTTATAATATTATTACCAACAGCAACACTATAGTTCAAAAGAGGGTAGCAATTCTGAAGATGCTTTCTCACCCACTATCTCATTTAGCCTGCAAAACGCCCTAAGGAAGGTATGGCTGGTGCTATTGTCTTCACTTTGATGATAAGAAAATTGGCTCAGAGATACGTGGCTTATACCAGCTTCACCACTGGCAATTGGTAGAGTTTTGACTAGAAAGTAAGGTTGGAATCTTGGAATTCTGGGTTCCATCTACATTATTCCTTCAGAGCTTGGCTCACATCCCACATCCTCTGAGGATCTTCCCCTGCCCATAGGATTCTTTCTTGTCCCTGATGAgttctaattattattttctagacTACTCATTTGATAATGGCCACAAATGTCTTTGAACTATCATCTACCTAGACGTATGTCCTCTGTTCCACCATGTTACTTGTAAGTTGCTCCTGAAGCAGGAACAATATTGAATATCAACTGGTTTCTTCATCAACTTCACACCATGCCTTTTCTGCAGCTTGTGTCTAGTTAACATTGGCTGAGGCTGGGCTATCACTGTCGGCTGCGGCACTCAAAGAGCCAACTCTATCAAGACTGAAAACAAATATGCCCTGATCCATTCATGCTCTGTGGAATACTGGGAAAATTCCTGCTGGTAGTTACTGAACATTGAGTCATTAACCTTAAGGTGCATTACATCAGTAAACATATATGCAGGGGGCTTTACTTTGTGGAAGTAGGAATTACATCTTACAGTCTTATTTGTATTCTTCAGAGTGCCTTCCACATGGCAAGGACTCATTATGGAAGAGTGTAAGTGAGTTACACATTAAGTAAGACCTCCACTGAAATTTACTAACGTACGTGGTGACTTATTTTTTCAGAGTCTTGGTCAGGGAAGGCAAAAACTCAGTTTCACACCTCGGTTCCTCTTTTTAACAGTAGACAGGTAAGTCAACTTCTCAAAGCTTTGGTTTCCTCCACTGCAAAACTGAAGCACAAATAACTATATCATGgtgaataaatgaaggtaaaagtataaaatgtctttttataccacaagtactttataaaatatgaaaaagggtCAAACAAGATTTGGTTCTTTGTGAGTTTAAGCAAGTTAAACTGTAAAAATCGGGGTTTTTAATTGTGAAATGAGAGGATTGGTTTAGATTAGTTttaaattctttcagcttttggcTAAAGAGTCTATGACTCCGCAATTCCAGCTTCAATTGCCAaggaatttaatattttaattttccattccCAATACATAAACCTCAACAAATGCTTTAATGCACAAAGGGAACATCCTATTTAGAATAATTCAATCATAAtccatttttgaaagaataatcTATCCTGATATAAATAACTGCCCTGATTTATGaattttcacattcttttttgaACATTTCAGGTAGGAAGTCCCTGTGCCTTTATTGCACTGCAATGAGCGGCAGGCTCTACGCACAAGGTCTCTCATTCATCAGACAATTCCTGCAGGGAGCAAGTGGGTGTTGTTATTAACCAAATGGGCATTTAGTCTCCATTTGACAGATTTCCTATGTGGAAGGGAAGAGCTCCTCGCAGTAACGTATACTCTGTGAATTGATGTCTTGCTGGTGACAGGACATCTCCTTCTGAGTAGTTTCTATAAATGAATACCCGTGTAATGTCAGCTTGAAATGTGTCTGCTGTAGAGCTGGGAACTTGGAGGGCAGGAAGTTAAAcaaggaatgaaaataaaagctagGACTTGGATGGGACGAGCTTCACCTATCTGTCCTTGGACTTCCTATTTTTGCTCAGGCAGCTCAAGAGCCAAAATAAGAAGTCCAGGGAGAGCTAAGTGAAGAAAGAGCTAGTATAGAAATCTCAATGGTATGAAATACACATTCATTATGATGGGCACATTCACATACTTAATTTCATATTACCCTCACACTTTATCCTGTATATTGGGTTCAGTAAGACTAAATGACTTTCTTGAGGTCACTCAATTGATAAGAACAGTTAGAATTTTCATCCAGCTTTTGATAGTACTCTTTTATACCTATTTACAGTCAGATGGAACACTTGTTTGAGGTGATttcaacataaaatataaatatgtagacATTGAGCCCTTAAATCTTAGGAGGCCCACATTTTCCTGCCTAAACTGAGGTATAGAGGCATAACAAAATATGTccataagaatgataaaatggacTTTGGGGTCTCGATGGGGGAAGgttgggagggaggtgaggaataaaagactatatattgggcacactgctcgggtgatgggcaCATTAAAATCTCAGAAACCACCACTAAAGGAcctatccatgtaaccaaaaacaacCTGTACCCCtaaaactaatgaaataaaaattaaaaccataaaagaaagaaacatgccCACATACACATCTTAATATATACTGTAATGGTTATGATATATAGACTctagactttaatttttttatagaaatcTAAATGGCCTAGAGGTGAGGAAAGTTCCTGCTTGGGCTGGGCATAGAAAGAagttgggaaagaaaaagaggagaaggaTAAAATGAAGTAAAGAAGGAGGAGCAGGATGAGGAGGGAAAAAAGTCAATTATATCAAGTAGGGAAAATGTGTACCTGAGATTGGAATGCACCCAGTGCTTGGATAGCTGCTTCCCAGGCTCTTCTCCAAATGCAGATACTCTTGAGCTCTGTAGATTTCAATGAGAAAGATTCCTATATGCAGTGGATCCTGGACTGTAAAGGCTGTTCTTCCTTGTGTGTTGCTGAATAGGCCTCATTACTaaagaagaggggagggagggggctgaATGGGGGAGGTATAGGTTGTCTAGGCCTTGGGCTCAGAAGCTCCTGATCTTTTCAGGTGATGGCAACCATGTGCCAGAGAAAGCTATTCTCATGTTTCTCATGTTCCATAACTCCTTCTTTGCAATTTTTCCCAGAAGACTTATGATTTATCCTCCTCAGACAGAGGCTGCCCTGTACATAATGGAGCTTGATAATCTGAAAACTAAATTGACATTTTAAGCCAACTGAGTTAGCCAACCAAGATTTCTGGTTTTCATCTATAAAGTCAAAATTAATTTGTTGGGTTTTTTGGGGAGATTTTGAAATCATGATCTATTGTGGTGACTTAGATTAACTGTAGTTATAAACACCATCAAGGAGTTGATATGTGAGAAGTGAAATTAATCACCACTcccttcccacacacacacatttgctcACACCATCTAGCACATGAAACAAGACCTGAAGGTGTACTAGCACTGTGCGTCACCGTGCTGTTCCTAAGAAGTAAATTTCCAGGCAGGCTTTTTTATTCTTGTAGCATCTAATTACAGAAcaccggaatgcaatggagacCCAGAGGTGAGCtgaattattgaaaaaataaaagcaaagacagTCCAGAAAGCTATTATATATCTTCATAATAGATTCACCAAACTTAAGGGTGCTAAGAAATGCAAGCATTTaattcagaaaacaaatatattttttcatagctCTAGGGAAAActgctttttttctctaaaccttCTGGAAGTTTTGGTAATTATGTTAGACAGAGACAAGAAACATAAAAGATAGTGTAGGCTCTCCGAAGGAAGTTGTATTTAGTCACGTTAAAGTTGAAGTAATTCATCTATTAAAGCATTTCCATATTTCTGTATATAACAAGGTGTAATGTTTCCCCAATGCTTTAGCAAAAGGGAATGGAAATTACAAAGGCACATGACTAGTGAGTAGGATAGGAATGTGGGTAGAGAAGGGAGAGTAAGGGGTTGGAAAGATTTAATCTTCAGCTACCTGACTCGATCTAGTGCCTCGTCCTTTAAATTACAACTTTCTctcaaatatcatttaaaatattgaaacatcCTTTATCTACCTCAGAAAGTCCAACTTTCAAACTCGcagaacaaaagaataaaaaagatactGTGTGTTCAGTTgataaaaatgaaggtgaaatctTTACACCAAGTTTAATAGTGAATGAAAAATTCTTACAATTAAAAACAGGGTGAGGAAAATTTGGTACATTCAGTTGTATGCTTCAATCTTCTGCTTTAAACCACGTCAAGAAACTAAAGCAAGAAAAGCTTAACTGTACCATGTTGTTGTTCACTAAATATAAGATTATCTTTCTAAGTAAGACTTTCAACGTGCTGCTTTTTACATCTTCTAATAGCAGAAGTAACCGCTGTTCTTGGGGAAGAAAGAACTGAAACCAGCCAAACATTAAAATCATGATGGCATTTAGGTGTGAGAGAAAGTTTATCCCTTAATTGCTTGCCTACTTCCCATTCACATTTAATACTGGGGGTAAAGTTTGTTGAGTATTTTCCAGAGAACACTTTTCACTTCTTTGTTCCTAAGGCTGTATGTATATCAAGGGATTCAGCATGGGAATCACCACTGTGTAAAACACAGAGTCTATTTTGTCTGTGTCCATGGACTGGCTGGAGTTGGGCTATAAGTACATGAAGATGATTGTGCCATAGAAGATGGACAAAGCAGTGAGATGGGAAGCACAGGTGGAGAAGACTTTCTTCTGCCCTTCAGCAGAATGCATCCTCTGAATGGTGATGCATATGAAGAAGTAAGAAATAAGGATGACCAGGAGGGTGAAAAAGACGTTGAAGCCTGCCACAAAGAAGACCACCAACTTGCGGATGCGTGTGTCAGAGCATGAGAGAGCCAGGAGTGGGGGAATGTCACAGAAGAAATGATTAATCTCATTAGAACCACAGAAGGAGAGTCTGAAGGTGCCTGCTGCGTGGATAGAGGCATTGAGGAAGCCAGAGACATAGGAACCAGTAGCAAGGAGGGCACACACACCTGCTGTCATGGTGGTGGTGTAATGAAGAGGCCTACATACCGCTGCATGGCGATCATAGGCCATGGAGGCCAGGAGGTAGCACTCAACAGTGGCAAACCCCACAAAGAAGAAGAACTGAGCTGCACATCCATTGTAGGAGATGGCCTTGTCCCCTGGCTGCAATGCAGCCACCGTTTTGGGGGCTACAGCTGATGAGTAACCCAAGTCTACAAGGGAGAGGTTACTGAGGAAAAAGTACATTGGAGTATAGAGATGGGAGTCTGAGTGGATGATCACCATCATTCCCCCATTCCCAAGCAGGGTGATGAGGTAGATGAATAAAAATGCCAGGAGGAGGGGTATCTGAAGATTGGGGTCATCTGTTAATCCCAAGAGGATAAACTCTGTCACTTCTGTGCTATTCTCCATTGTGGCCAGCTTGAATTAGCCTGGTGATTAAAGAAGAGGCGTCAACAAAATTCGAATGAAAGTATGAGAAGGGAGGATGGAAtgataaaaaaggagaaaactaatGTATAGAGAGAATGTACTGTGTGTAACACTCATCCTAGAACCCTCTGTTATATTATAGCTTTTAATTCATATGAGATAGGTGCTATTATGcccatcttacagataaggaagttAAGGCTCAGGGAGCTGAATATTGAGCAAGATAGCCTATCTAGGGGTCAGAATCAAAGTTCACCCCTTTATATTTCTGAATCTAAAGTTCATACATTCATCTTGAATTCTTTAACACATTTACAtcatataaatacaaattatgaTGTGGATATAAGattgtatgtatttaattattaaaaataaaaacatccatCACTTATTGTCTTCCACATTCTACTTCCAATAATATAGCCTCACTAaagattttctaaatttatttttccttaaaacaacacaagtttATTCTCTCAAAATTGTGGAGGCCAGAAGCCtcaaatcagtttcactgggccaaaatcaaggtgttggcaggacaaGGTGGTGCCCTCAAGGTCTGTTTGATACTAAATCCAAAGATCTTAACCACAACTTTTGAAGCCTTTATAAATTAATCCCTCAACAGAAGTTCAACTGAAAGGGAGTATGGTATATGTAAATAtgagtatgtatttatatatatttaatataaaactataaatttgatatgtacaaatggctttgtgtatctgtgtatatgcatatgtctTTTTTCACCCCTTATCAG
This genomic window from Pan troglodytes isolate AG18354 chromosome 9, NHGRI_mPanTro3-v2.0_pri, whole genome shotgun sequence contains:
- the LOC104004341 gene encoding LOW QUALITY PROTEIN: olfactory receptor 5B21 (The sequence of the model RefSeq protein was modified relative to this genomic sequence to represent the inferred CDS: deleted 1 base in 1 codon; substituted 1 base at 1 genomic stop codon), with translation MENSTEVTEFILLGLTDDPNLQIPLLLAFLFIYLITLLGNGGMMVIIHSDSHLYTPMYFFLSNLSLVDLGYSSAVAPKTVAALQPGDKAISYNGCAAQFFFFVGFATVECYLLASMAYDRHAAVCRPLHYTTTMTAGVCALLATGSYVSGFLNASIHAAGTFRLSFCGSNEINHFFCDIPPLLALSCSDTRIRKLVVFFVAGFNVFFTLLVILISYFFICITIQRMHSAEGQKKVFSTCASHLTALSIFYGTIIFMYLXPNSSQSMDTDKIDSVFYTVVIPMLNPLIYYSLRNKEVKSVLWKILNKLYPQY